The Antechinus flavipes isolate AdamAnt ecotype Samford, QLD, Australia chromosome 5, AdamAnt_v2, whole genome shotgun sequence DNA segment GAATCATGTTCAATATAACAACTGTTCCattatatcaaaatatcaaaCACTAAAATCTTCCAAACCAAAGTTTTAATTAGTTGGTTGATTTTTTTGTACCCCTCTCTTAAGATTTTAGTTGGTTAGTTGTGGGTCCTCCTCCCCAGTCCATTTAACCCATCTTTAAGAAGTGTCATCTTCTCTaagtcttccttccttttttttcataatttggtTGCTAAAAGGTTAAAATGAAGAGTTCAACACACTAAATAAAGTCAtgacctgttggaatccttactaactgctaactaattagagttgatctaatcttacaagaagatgttttgggcagaacctgaaacaaggtactaagcagaactaattaatacaaggcttgtgttcacacctttactcattggagttcaatgagttcacacctcccttgaagctctttgggccagagagcactatgggagaaaacccacaatccctctcttgagcataaatagagcttcaatgggccagtcgaagaagttcttcagagtgaagaagctacaagtcgggatttcagcaaaattacgccagaagccctctctccgaggcaaggcaagagagaatatactttccacttggctggctggtagcagaagagagttcagctgcattggagaggagttggtggctaggctcctgcacttcccccactgagaccaagctggtctgaaagactcaccagaaagctagccgagccccaagtgaaggaaacaagagattcattccatctctgtgctggttggaggaagcagaggcagaggctgaaggaccagacctttggatttggagatattcggagggctctaagctaaaccagctgtgttttgagaagaacaagaacagattcagatccatctgaactagatcacaacaatgaCCCAAGTGATTGAGAACCTCTAAGATTTATGTAATGtttctctattaaaatatatatatgtcatcTCTATAGGCAGGATAAGTCCAGTAGAGTTAATGAACACCTTGAAAATATCTCATTAATTTCTTTGGCCCCTTGTAGAAAGTACAAAAATGATGTTCTAGTCTaagctggagaaattgaggcatagaTGGTGAGACTCACTCAGTGAATagttccaattcttttccattttatagaaattaCTTACTCTTGTAGGCTTGTTATTATTGTCTTTGAGCACCAGGTTTGGTAAAAGCATTATTAGATCATcaatctagagctgaaagggaccttaataTTCATCTGATTCaatctctcattttagagatgaagaaactgagatcataCAGTTTAGCCACATGTTCAGTgattaaatactttacaaatttaaaatttggtGAGGTGGAAAAGCCTGCTGGATTAAGAATCAAAGACCTTGGATTCATATCCCaattcctccactccctccctacCTGTATGTCTCTGGACAAGTACCTCAATCTCTCTGAcactgtttcctcatttgaaaatggaagaaattggaacagctaattggtgtagtggatagatcaccaCCCCTGAATTCAGGAGTGTAATGATCGGGTATTttaaatcagctggagtcaggaactcaggttaagaggaaaaatcttcagtctttattcaagtgatgaggtgaataaagattgcgatagcaaatataggcaagaaagattgcgatagcagtatgggcagctgcgacaggaaatcagctaacagagcaagtgagggctgagctctcctccccttcctttttcactcccctgcctccacccaccagaaccatcatttcctatacaatacatcaggacttgcacaaagaataggcgggggccattctttctccaagcttatatattaatagagtatggtccaattactatttagcctcatgtgcttgggacctcagtgcatcaactcaagcctcagcccattacacaggaggacctaaattcaaatctggcctcagacacttaacacttcttgtctgtgtgaccttgggcaagtcacttaaccccaattgtctcaacaaatcaacaataaaaaataaacaaacaaacaaacaaacaaaaaaaaccaaaaatggaagaaattgcaCATATGAAGTCTTAATGTACATATTATCCTATGTCTTGAATCCCATTTATATTCCCTTGGGCAGCCTAAGTTTCtcacttttctccttcccattttatGCCTCCCTTgatgttaatatttaataaattactgAACGAAGATACTTTTCATAGTAATAACTGGCATTGTGAAATTTTAACACATACATTGGAGACTCATTTTTGAGGAGGGCATTTAAAGTTCACTCTTagtgaaatgttttttaaaatatctcttttaggccacctcaaaattgttttttgtttttgtttttcccctcctaGCCTATCAACCTTAAGTGCCTAAGAAAGCTAATAAGCTTCGAAAAGATGCCCCCCACactcattttctgtttcttaatttCCATGGATATAAAAACCATATTGACTATACTAAAGGTGTTTTGAACTACAAAAGAGAAAGTATATAAGAACTTGAAGTGTGATCATTTACACTTTCACAACATATCTccataaaagagagagaatacataaTATTCTGAAACCATTTGAGGGGAAGGgtgtttgttgctgttgttgttgttgttgttgttgttgtttttaataaaaatgtctcCAGGTTCTTTTAACACTTTTTTAGGCTTATTGTGATGTTTTTACAATAACTGAATGCCAAAACAATAGGCTGTATGTCTGTTTAGGTAAAATATTCTGCTTGCAGTTAATAAGATTAGAAAATCCAAGCGTAACCATAAAAGTGTTACATCATCGTCATCTTACCAATATAGGGCTTTGTGTAATGGCTGTGACATCATGAGGtgaagtattcatttttaagctttaaggggtgggggggaagagaaaCCTTTACTGCAGTGTATCCAATAGCAATGTGATATGCAAATCAATTCATATTATCTGTGCGCTGATTGGCTTGAGTTCTCCCGAATGTCACTGTCTCACCACCCAGCAAAGAGCTATTTTATAGCTGCCTAGAGATCAAATTATTACCGTAGAgaagatctttatttttttctgtgtttcattagcagaatattataaaacaataagcATGCAGGAAGAGAGGCAGACGTTTTGCAGTGGGAATTAGTGAAAGTATGTCCGTTGgggttctttgttgttgtttaaaaatattgtgaTATCTAAGAAACAAAGTATTATCTGGGAAATGATGAATAAGGAAATGCACAGCTTCGGTAACATTAGTTGCACCTAAATGTCTGATTATGCAGTTTCTGTGATATCATCATAACCTTAGGTAGCTATAACTTTGTTTCTTATTATCTTTTAGTATTCTTCATCTGTATTCACAAAGGCGGGGAAAGCTTTCTCACAAACAACAGCTTTAACATCACCAATCTATTCTACTGTACTTTCAAGagagccaaaaaagaaagaaagaaaaagaaaataaaaagggaaagaatgaaaaaggggaAAGCATATTTATCtccagaaggagaaagaaatgtcatttCAAAATCTTCCCAAGGCTGTTCATTTTAGTCGTATTTATCAAGGTAGAATGGGTACCATATGTTATGCGGCTTGGCAGGAGGGCGGGGGGCGGGGTGTGTTCAGTTTCTTCCAAGTAATATACATATCTGCGTATACAGATGATTAACAAGGACAGGGGGTAACTTGTGCTAACCGATTTCCCTTCTtcccaattaaaataaaattatgttgttgttgttttttttcctcgcTCCCCTCTATATACCAGTCTTTCTGCTAGCTTGCAAATTCAAGAATCAGCTTGGGAATGATTTGAGAAAGAAACTAAGAGAAGCTCTGatacccaaagaaggaaagagaaaaaaaaaatctgggaggggggaaggggaggaggaagaagggaggaggagtgCAGGGAAGCTGGGGAGGAAGGGGACGGGCACTGGTCGCAGGACCTAATGCATTGCAAAGTACTACAGTGCGgtgatggggaaggagagaagagcatAATGAGTTCTTTCCAGGCCCTCACTTTGaatgaaggcaaagaaaaagTTCAGAAGCCACAACAAGAGGGGCCAAAGCCTTTATATTCCCAGGAGGACCGGACAGGATTCTCAATAAATCCAGCTAGCAATGATAACGGTTTGCTGCTGCGGCTGCCCTCATTGAGGCGGTGGCTGCTGCCTCTGCTGCTGctagtgctgctgctgctgctgccgccacCTCTGctgtttctgctgctgctgctatttctgctgctggtgctgctgcccctgctgctgctgctgctggtgctgCCGCTGCTGGGGCTCCTGCGTTACTGGGAGAGATTGTGCCGCTGCGACAGGGGAGGACGAGGCTAGTAGCTCAAGGAGGCTTCAACGCGCAGGCGCTGTTGGAGCCACTGACTAGATCCTCAGTCAAGGtactaaggcaaaaaaaaaaaaaaaaaaaaaaaaaaaaaatcagcaatttatagaaagaagaagCTATAGTCTGTCGGGATATCCAATACCAACAGGTAGGAGGATATGTTCTTAGTTAAGTTGGGGGGGTTGATGGGGAGGGGGGGTTCGATGGTGATGGAGCTGCAGGTTCACGGGCAGAGATACCTCCCTGTGGTTTTTGACAATAAACTGCATAATGGAAGTACACACAGACAATGCATCTTCAACAGGGCTTATTGGGAGCTCCTTGTCTGGAGAGCATTTCAAGACTGAGGGAAATTGGGCTGCGAACCACCAAGAACAGCTCCCTTGCAACACAGAAGCGATTTCTCTTCCCATCTCCGTGTATGtactgtgtgtgcatgtgcatgtaccTATTATAAATCCAGGGGTGGCGGATTTCAGGTTTCGTAATATGCCTGGTGCTGTCGGTATTTACCCGAGGACACACCAGTGGGGAAATTAAAATCATCCGACGCAGGTTTTGTCAGGGTTTTTGGTGGCTTAGTCTGGGTGGTAGAAGAGTAGCAAAGGGAACACGCTTTTAGTGGGGGAAATAACTGAAAAACCTGGCTTCCCTGGCATGGCCCCAAACCCAGCATCTGGGTACCCTGTAAATGATTtgctttttgctttaaaatatagctaCTTGTTGTTTGGAGCTGGGAATAGCGGTGTAAATGGGAGAGGCTTAATTACCCAAGATATTCATTTGAACCCGGGCGGCCAAGACTTACAAATCGAAGTGCTTTATTCCTCTGGGTGTGTTTCCTTAGCCAATATTTACATTAACCATAACTAAGAATCATGTgggtttaaaagagaaaaaattctcgccaaaaaggtgggggaggggatgggggaagggaacgACAAAAGACTAAATCACATCACTCTTGTGTCCTCCTAGGACCGGTCTCTATTCATTCTAAATTCTAATGGATGAAATCATGGCTTAGGAGAAAGAGCAAATACTCTTCTGCCTAGACAATATGTAGAAACGATTGTTTCTGATTCATGTGCTTGAAGGGCTTTGCTTAAAATACCTAAATTTTGCAGGGGTTCTTTGGGTGTGATCCATATCAACAGAGCAGCTATCTGTAAAACATTGACAAATATTAAGACCCCAGACATACGGAGGTAATGTTCCTTTCTCTCCATGTCTTTTATGTTAGCAGTCTCAGTAGGTTTAATTTTACATGCCAATGATTAATTCCTAAGTTGACACCATTTAAAAttaggaatatttcatttttgatatctCAAAGGTATTTAAGTAAAATGTACCTTTCCCATAACACAGAGACCATTTCTGAACTAGATCACCTAAGAAATCATAAACAAAGCAAATCCTTTGAAATCTCAAGCAAACTGAACACTAGCATGCAGCTGATATCTAGGTACCTTAAATGtttgccctcccccccccaaaaaaaaatcacaacatgtaaaacaaaaaaaagagtactACATTTTACAACTTCATTTGCTTTCCCATAAATTAATGGCTTAATGTTAGTACTTTTTGACATCATTGCTTGTTAACTTAAGAACTGAtagctcaattttttttcagatattctaATGGCAAATCAGATGGAAGAAAAGAGGATGTATGACTAGACACCaaatcagttcttttttgtggATTACAGTGGCAGTAAGATGTATGGATCTATTTCTTCCTTGTTCTTAAATATAGATCATGAGACTTGACTGAGGCAATATCCTTAGCATCCATCCATCTATGGCGAACTATAGCCATGCAGCTGACAACATTTTGCAAAATCTCTCTCCTTTAACCGCCTTTCTGAAACTGACTTCCCTGGGTTTCATAATAGGAGTCAGCGTGGTGGGTAACCTTCTGATCTCCATTTTGCTAGTCAAAGATAAGACCTTGCATAGAGCTCCTTACTACTTCCTGTTGGATCTTTGCTGCTCAGATATTCTCAGATCTGCAATTTGTTTCCCATTTGTATTCACCTCTGTTAAAAATGGCTCTACCTGGACTTATGGGACTCTGACTTGCAAAGTGATCGCCTTCCTGGGGGTTTTGTCCTGCTTCCACACTGCTTTCATGCTGTTCTGCATCAGCGTCACCAGGTACCTAGCTATAGCTCACCACCGCTTCTATACAAAAAGGCTGACCTTTTGGACTTGTCTGGCGGTCATCTGTATGGTGTGGACCCTCTCTGTAGCCATGGCATTCCCCCCAGTTTTAGATGTGGgcacttattcattcattaggGAGGAGGATCAATGCACCTTTCAACATCGTTCCTTCAGGGCTAATGATTCCTTGGGATTTATGCTGCTCCTTGCCCTCATACTCCTAGCCACACAGCTTGTCTACCTCAAGCTGATATTTTTTGTCCACGATCGAAGGAAAATGAAGCCAGTCCAGTTTGTAGCAGCAGTCAGCCAGAACTGGACTTTTCATGGCCCAGGAGCCAGCGGTCAAGCAGCTGCTAATTGGCTGGCAGGATTTGGAAGGGGCCCCACACCACCCACCCTGTTGGGCATTAGGCAAAATGCAAACACCACAGGCAGAAGAAGGCTGCTGGTCTTAGACGAGttcaaaatggaaaagagaatcaGCAGAATGTTCTACATCATGACTTTCCTTTTCCTCGCCTTGTGGGGCCCCTACCTGGTGGCCTGTTACTGGAGAGTTTTTGCAAGAGGGCCTGTAGTTCCAGGGGGATTTCTAACAGCCGCTGTCTGGATGAGTTTTGCCCAAGCAGGAATCAATCCTTTTGTCTGCATTTTCTCCAACAGGGAGCTGAGGCGCTGTTTCAGCACAACCCTTCTTTACTGCAGAAAATCCAGGTTACCAAGGGAACCTTACTGTGTTATATGAGGGAGCATCTGTAAATCTTTAGCCTTGTGAAACACTACCCTTCTCTGCTAAGCAATTGTGGCCTGTAGCCATATcttgagaagaaaagcaagaatggGATCAGCAGTTGTAAGGATTTGGGCAACATTCTGCAGTCCTTGCATTAGTTCACCTATAATCCTATTTTAAATCTAAAAGTGTTCCTGCTGACCATTGGTGAAGGTTTGTAATTAAGAAAGGACTGAACCACTGCCCTAAATTTCTCTATGTGGTTGAAATCTAGATCCTGAAAGTAGCAGGTGCTAAGTATCAGTGCTAAATGCTGTGTATATCACTACATAAAATAAGACCATCAAAAAAGATTAGCATTGGACATCTTAATAAATTAAGTTGACATGAGGTAAATgtgttgataaaaaaaaaaaaactaattttagaAGTTTGAAGACTTTGAAACATTTCATACTCTTATTGTTTTTGCAAAGACTAATTACTGGGGGACTTAAAGTACTGTAATCAACTAAAGATGTGCCATGCATTATTGGATTATCACACTTAAAAATCTGTTTGCCTTGTAAGTTTTGGGGACCATTCCAAAAGCAGGATTTTGGTTCCATTTTGAGTTTACTTCCcgccccactcccacccccaaatATGTTACTGTTTCTAAATGCCATTTTTCTTACTGGTAAAATTACTAGCATTGGACTATGTTATGTagtttttttgttgatttggtaAAAAGGTTTACTCaactcattttctattttgcaaaTACTAGATATCTGTCTGGTAGGCAACATTAATGGTAATATCGAGTCATAATTGAGCAGTCAGAATAATACAGAACAAACACATGTTGCCTTAAAGGGTTATCtagtattttccattttatttatcattgGAGCAAATAGGCAAGGAAAATTGAATCCGTAATTCTGGTCAGTCATCTGGGAGTGCATGAAAGATCACTTaatcctctctttcctttttctcccatgGTTTGAAAAATTAGGGTGCACATCATTGGGATaatgtgaatctttttttttttttttttaaggtgtgcTGCCCATTCTAGTTTGTTCTGAGAAACACAGGCAGTTgatgtatgtttatattttgaGTCAGCTGTCATGGGGAGACCGCAGCTTAGTATGATATCTTGCACAATTTGTGGAGCATTTATTCTACTGAAGGCACAGTCTTGTTTATACTTTCTGCACATTGGGTGTATTGGTCgttttaaattatttaagtttTAACTTGTGAAAGCTTATAATATGATTTCTGGTATTTTAGAAATACATTAGAGTCTGTGAGTCTCATTCTTTAAGATACAGATGTGTGAATTTCAATATAAAGTTGCATTTGCCAAAATTTACCTGTGTAGCCTGTTAATTTTCTTggaataaaattttactttttttttttcaatttgcctttaaaaatttACCTTAAAAAAGTTTTGTTAGGAAGCACAAACTAGGGAGATTGTAGGTGTGTTTATTATTTTCTGTTGTTGCCATACTCccaaagtataaaatatatgaatgatgGGGAGCACAAATCTGATAAATAATATCTTCAATTGCATTGTTGTATGGTTTAGCATAATCAACCCTTATTCTTGTTCTAAAAGGCCATTTTTTATTTGAAGGTGCAAACCAACATACTTGGTTGTCtaagaattttgaaataattgtGAAAAGTAGATACAGTTTAGTACCATGAATTTGCAGCTTATAAGAAGCACAATCTACAGTAAATATCTGacaaatttaaatcattttctgGCAATATAACTAGAAATAATGTGGTGCTGGCCCCTTTTGTTGTATAGTATTTTTGTATCCACAAAACTCATttaagtataagaaaaaaaaaaaagatattactaCAAGTCAGAAAAGTTCACGATAATTTAGAATGATATATGAAACCATTCAGAGTTTTGTTCATATAAGTGCAAAGAATTCAATTAATGATTTAGTGAGCAGTCTGacctcattttctctttatatcaaaGTTGATTGGATCTGTGGCTAAAATGAATACACTACATTGAAGTGAATCTTAACATATAAATAATGTGCTTCATTTGTACATGAACTagacctgggatttcattggCACAGGGCAGTCCCCGGTGAGGAAACTACCTCTACCAATCCAGGTCAGCACCTTCTTggtaatttaaagttttaaagagtTGTTCAGACCTTttagaagtgaagtgatttgcttaggaaCAAACAGCCAACGTGTCAGAATTTGTTCCTTTGTCTTCCTCACTTAGAGATTGGCTCCCTAACTAATATATCATGCCGCTTCTCTCATTGACATGAGAATTATTAATATCATGGTCTGAATCATAATGGAGGACTTTTTGCCAAAGGAAtgttattttgattatatccaaTTGCAAAACAATCTTCATTGGGAAAAATTACAGTGATTACAGCTATGGTGTACCTTAAGCAGGAAGACTTCTAATAATCATTAACAACTTCAACCCCATAGCTGCCTCCTTGAAGGTCTGTGGAGACAAGATGTTAGGACATTAGTATCCATTTCATGGAAGAGAACAGTTTAAGAGTAGAAAAGCAAAGGGatgatttctaatatattttgcttcccatatacaaaaatatctcaTAAGTAAACAaacataagaaaattataaaccaaattGTCCTGAAAGTCTTGGTAAAATGGAAGCCACTTAAACATGATGTGGTTTAAATTGCCTAATTGTTATTTCAACATACATATAACTAGATTACTATTGCAGATCAGATTCTAAACAATGAACTGGTTTCCAGTTGGTCAGCATTGTTTTTAAGTCATCAAGATCACTGTGAAAGACAATGTGACATAATGGATAAgccagggagacctgagtttcatCTCTGACATCCTGACTATATAATCCTGAATAGATCACTTCATGTCTAAGTGTTCTGGGCAACTCTTTCAGACCATAAGTTATAGAGCATGTGCTAACTTGCAATGGTAGAGGGAGTCTTCTTACTTGGGAATtctctataccaataaaatcacaaattcagtCTCTATCCCTTCCCTCTGAGCTAACTAAAGTTACCAGAATACAAATGGTTGGTCTATTTTTGGTTTCTTAATGACATATTCAGATCGACTGGCCTTCCAATTGAAAGCTCAACTGTTGTGACAGTTGGAAGTAACTGATTTAACATGAAAATGATCTAATCAGGGCATCTTATAGATATAGCCCCAGTGCTTCCTAACTGTTCAATGCAAAAGGCACATGTTGTCAACAGTAATGATGTGCTGTGCCACATATACTAACTCACCATCTGTAGAGTCTGTGCTTTGAATTTCTAGTAGCAATGATTAGGTTGCATTGATCTACCCACACACTTTGTGCCCAATGGTCTATATTTGTGAGATAACTGGCTAACAATAGGGGTGTAGTCTGTGGCCATGGAATTTTACCCATTGATTTACTGAGGCATATGCCATGCATGAATTTCCAAAATGTGATGACTATGCCATGCAAAGTGAATGGCTTGGAGATGGAAAACATGGGTTGAACACCTGAATTTCCAAACAAAGAGAACATCTGAATTTCTGAACTGTTCCCTCTTTGTTCAATTTCAGCCTATTGTGTTTTGGTTGTAGTAGGTTTGACCTGACTCAATTTACCATGTTGATTTGTGCTTGCTAATCAACAATCTTGTCTGctcattcttttgtttctgctcTCTTGGGTAAAATCTGATTAACTTATACTTGAATAACAGACATGGTATTCATGGATATGAGTCAGTCTTTCCTCCCACTTTCCTTGGATTCTTTTCAATGCCTTATCTCCCATGTCCCCTTAGGGCTCCCTGAGATCCCCTTCAAATCAGTTTCTCTTCCACTCAAAGAAACCTTGAACCATCCATTCACACACCAGTTAGGCAACCAATTATGGTATGACTAGGAGAATTGCACAATGTAGGCCTTTAAAATTGcaacttgaatgaatgaatgaatgaatggaaaaatcaGCAACTATTGATTTTCAATCGTTTTTGCCAGTTGTGTGAAAGAAGCACAGCAGAGCCAAAAGGATCTTACACTCCCAATCTTGTCTGTCAGTTTTAAGAGTAGTTAAGTCTCTTGCAACACTTAACTGAGGTGTAAGTTTgtctttccttccccacccccttcacCTTCATATTTACTCCCAAGTCTATCAGGATAGTAAGCCCTGAAATTCCTGGTGTATTAGTACTTTAACAAGGCAACCAGATTGTATTTGAGATGGCTAAGAATTGACCAGATTGTAGAGAATGGAAAGAGGTTCCTAGAAGAAATCCCCTCTGGTGGCAATATGGTATATGTCTTTATTTCTAGGGTGTGAACAAGGGCAGGAACAATTATTGTTTTAGTAGTTTGGAGTAGTAAAAAATAGCCACCTcatgaatgtttgtttttgtttttgctttttttaaaccagctcttagtttagGTTTTAAGTAACTTTCCTCTAACTTCCCctctccaaaacaaacaaacaaaccaaaaaaaaaaatctgctctggtctccaaaatattattatattgaaaaTACAATGGATCACCTTTATAATGCTGGTGTAGGGGAGTGGattaatttccattttgtaaATAATCATTATTTTGGAGGGGATAAGTTCATGACAAATCAGAAACTTTGTAGTAATGTATAGTCTTTccatgggatttttaaaaattttttgttactTTGACCAGTAATTCAGAGGGAAACACAATAAAACTCAGCATTTCTATGTAGTCACCATGAAATGAATTTGCTTTCCTCTATATTTTACCCCATTTCATTTGTAACAATAGCTTTCATTCTAACTAGAACAGAATGGCTGTTATAGAATTCATTAATTCTgtatgaggaagaagaaaaagcaggtaagatgataaatgttaaatCTTATAAATAATACCTAAATACATTTATCCAAGTAGATGTTTTCCAGTATTGCAGATTATTTCTGGATCCAGTATCCTAGAAAGGGTTTTTCCCTCTGTGTCATGAATTTTGCTTTGGCATTTTGGGGGCATTATACATGGTTTGAATTGAAATTGCAGGAATCTATTATGAAAATGGTTCATTTGCTGAAAATGTTCATATTAGTTTCTgggtcatttctatttctttctgaaacACACTGATAGTgaaataatatagtttttaaaaatatattgaaggcTTTCATGACTAGCCAGAAGGTTGTGTATAAATGAATAATCTAGCTCATCTGACTCAACTGTGATTTTTTTGGCCATCCATCAAAATAGACTGGTTTGTTGAAAAAGACACAGG contains these protein-coding regions:
- the GPR85 gene encoding LOW QUALITY PROTEIN: probable G-protein coupled receptor 85 (The sequence of the model RefSeq protein was modified relative to this genomic sequence to represent the inferred CDS: inserted 1 base in 1 codon); translated protein: MANYSHAADNILQNLSPLTAFLKLTSLGFIIGVSVVGNLLISILLVKDKTLHRAPYYFLLDLCCSDILRSAICFPFVFTSVKNGSTWTYGTLTCKVIAFLGVLSCFHTAFMLFCISVTRYLAIAHHRFYTKRLTFWTCLAVICMVWTLSVAMAFPPVLDVGTYSFIREEDQCTFQHRSFRANDSLGFMLLLALILLATQLVYLKLIFFVHDRRKMKPVQFVAAVSQNWTFHGPGASGQAAANWLAGFGRGPTPPTLLGIRQNANTTGRRRLLVLDEFKMEKRISRMFYIMTFLFLALWGPYLVACYWRVFARGPVVPGGFLTAAVWMSFAQAGINPFVCIFSNRELRRCFXHNPSLLQKIQVTKGTLLCYMREHL